From the genome of Spinacia oleracea cultivar Varoflay chromosome 2, BTI_SOV_V1, whole genome shotgun sequence, one region includes:
- the LOC110788971 gene encoding uncharacterized protein isoform X2, translating into MISEIPNSLIGSPNLEVQFTSDLLKIWLLQLPVSYKAVVHTFTITCTMVEPTLNEQLAYHSLQLVMIMMPQLMNMVFGVVFSCTGAASCCCRVWVVLLICAGCSAGSPGACCSQVYRECGVRSLLCVILCCVPFYCICCVWLLGSGLYSSNFFCCFV; encoded by the exons ATGATTTCGGAGATACCTAATTCTCTCATAG GTTCTCCGAATTTGGAGGTCCAGTTCACGAGCGACCTGTTGAAGATTTGGCTTTTGCAGTTGCCCGTTTCATACAAAGCGGTGGTTCATACATTTACTATTACATG TACCATGGTGGAACCAACTTTAAACGAACAGCTGGCGTACCATTCGTTACAACTAGTTATGATTATGATGCCCCAATTGATGAATATG GTGTTTGGTGTTGTTTTCAGCTGCACAGGTGCTGCTTCTTGCTGTTGCAGGGTGTGGGTTGTGCTCCTGATTTGTGCAGGCTGTTCTGCAGGGAGTCCAGGTGCGTGCTGCAGTCAGGTCTACAGGGAGTGTGGTGTTCGATCGCTGCTGTGTGTAATCTTATGTTGCGTACCCTTTTATTGCATTTGTTGTGTTTGGTTGTTAGGGAGTGGTCTGTACTCCTCTAACTTTTTCTGCTGTTTCGTTTAG
- the LOC110788971 gene encoding beta-galactosidase 15-like isoform X1, with amino-acid sequence MSLSATLKKNLCSLIIYRFSEFGGPVHERPVEDLAFAVARFIQSGGSYIYYYMYHGGTNFKRTAGVPFVTTSYDYDAPIDEYGVWCCFQLHRCCFLLLQGVGCAPDLCRLFCRESRCVLQSGLQGVWCSIAAVCNLMLRTLLLHLLCLVVREWSVLL; translated from the exons ATGAGTCTGAGTGCTACATTGAAAAAAAATCTGTGTTCTTTGATAATTTACAG GTTCTCCGAATTTGGAGGTCCAGTTCACGAGCGACCTGTTGAAGATTTGGCTTTTGCAGTTGCCCGTTTCATACAAAGCGGTGGTTCATACATTTACTATTACATG TACCATGGTGGAACCAACTTTAAACGAACAGCTGGCGTACCATTCGTTACAACTAGTTATGATTATGATGCCCCAATTGATGAATATG GTGTTTGGTGTTGTTTTCAGCTGCACAGGTGCTGCTTCTTGCTGTTGCAGGGTGTGGGTTGTGCTCCTGATTTGTGCAGGCTGTTCTGCAGGGAGTCCAGGTGCGTGCTGCAGTCAGGTCTACAGGGAGTGTGGTGTTCGATCGCTGCTGTGTGTAATCTTATGTTGCGTACCCTTTTATTGCATTTGTTGTGTTTGGTTGTTAGGGAGTGGTCTGTACTCCTCTAA